From one Bos javanicus breed banteng chromosome 15, ARS-OSU_banteng_1.0, whole genome shotgun sequence genomic stretch:
- the TTC36 gene encoding tetratricopeptide repeat protein 36, whose protein sequence is MGTPNDQAVLQAIFNPDSPFGDIVGLDLGEEAEKEVDEGEVFPRAQLEQSKALELQAVIAAEAGDLSTALERFGQAINLLPERASAYNNRAQARRLQGDVAGALEDLERALALSGGRGRTARQGFVQRGLVARLQGRDDDARRDFERAARLGSPFARRQLVLLNPYAALCNRMLADVMGQLRRPRDER, encoded by the exons ATGGGGACTCCAAATGATCAGGCCGTCTTGCAGGCCATCTTCAACCCTGACTCCCCGTTTGGAGATATTGTTGGGTTGGACCTGGGagaagaagcagagaaggaagtAGACGAAG GTGAAGTTTTTCCGCGAGCACAGCTGGAACAGTCCAAGGCCCTGGAGCTGCAGGCGGTGATCGCAGCTGAGGCTGGCGACCTCAGCACAGCCCTGGAGAGGTTTGGCCAAGCCATCAACCTATTGCCTGAGAGGGCCTCAGCCTACAATAACCGAGCCCAGGCCCGGCGTCTCCAAGGAGATGTGGCAG GCGCCCTGGAGGACCTGGAGCGCGCGCTGGCGCTGAGCGGCGGCCGGGGTCGCACCGCCCGCCAGGGCTTTGTGCAGCGCGGGCTCGTGGCGCGGCTGCAGGGCCGGGACGACGACGCCCGCAGAGACTTCGAGCGGGCGGCGCGGCTGGGCAGCCCGTTTGCGCGCCGCCAGCTGGTGCTGCTCAACCCGTACGCGGCTCTGTGCAACCGCATGCTGGCCGACGTGATGGGGCAGTTGCGCCGGCCCCGCGACGAGCGCTGA
- the TMEM25 gene encoding transmembrane protein 25 isoform X4: MRQQPIKLSVRPTPACVRVRSPSLSGMGAQGSPAREAAPDQQPWKKGPSGRDRASISPAWRSPGPCGGLRCSAGLSSRSGCARGVSQPGAQAWATMALPAWPATLPHTLLLLPALLSSGWGELAPQIDGQTWAERALRENERHAFTCRVAGGLGTPRLAWYLDGQLQEASTSRLLSVGREAFSGGTSTFTVTAQRAQHELNCSLQDPGSGQSANASVILNVQFKPEIAQVGAKYQEAQGPGLLVILFALVRANPPANVTWIDQDGPVTVNTSDFLVLDAQNYPWLTNHTVQLQLRSLPHNLSVVATNDVGVTSSSLPAPGKPADRQTAQDNSRPDLLDPEPGGLLTSRGFIRLPMLGYIYRVSSVSSDEIWL; this comes from the exons ATGCGCCAGCAACCAATAAAACTGTCGGTTCGCCCAACCCCAGCCTGTGTCCGCGTCCGCTCGCCATCCCTCTCAGGGATGGGCGCTCAAGGGTCCCCTGCGCGCGAGGCGGCCCCGGATCAGCAGCCCTGGAAGAAGGGCCCGTCGGGCCGAGATCGGGCATCGATTAGCCCTGCCTGGCGCAGCCCCGGCCCCTGCGGCGGACTGCGGTGCTCCGCAGGCCTGAGCAGTCGCTCCGGCTGCGCTCGGGGAGTGAGCCAG CCTGGGGCCCAGGCCTGGGCCACCATGGCACTGCCTGCATGGCCAGCTACCCTCCCGCACACACTTCTGCTCCTGCCGGCCCTTCTGAGCTCAG GCTGGGGGGAGCTGGCGCCACAAATTGATGGTCAGACCTGGGCAGAGCGGGCACTTCGAGAGAATGAACGCCATGCCTTCACCTGCCGGGTGGCAGGGGGACTTGGCACCCCTCGATTGGCCTGGTACCTGGATGGACAGCTGCAGGAGGCCAGCACCTCAAGACTGctgagtgtgggcagggaggccttcTCTGGCGGCACCAGCACTTTCACTGTCACTGCCCAGCGGGCCCAGCATGAACTCAACTGCTCCCTGCAGGACCCAGGCAGTGGCCAGTCAGCCAATGCGTCCGTCATCCTCAATGTGCAAT TTAAGCCGGAGATTGCTCAGGTTGGGGCAAAGTACCAGGAAGCTCAGGGCCCGGGCCTTCTGGTCATCCTCTTTGCCCTCGTGCGTGccaacccgcctgccaacgtgACCTGGATTGACCAGGATGGGCCAGTGACTGTCAACACCTCGGACTTCCTGGTGCTGGATGCCCAGAACTACCCCTGGCTCACCAACCACACCGTGCAGCTGCAGCTCCGCAGCCTGCCACACAACCTCTCAGTGGTGGCCACAAACGACGTGGGTGTCACCAGTTCCTCGCTTCCAGCCCCAG GGAAACCAGCGGACCGGCAGACGGCTCAGGACAACAGCCGGCCAGACCTTCTGGACCCGGAGCCTGGTGGCCTCCTCACCAGCCGAG GTTTCATCCGCCTTCCAATGCTGGGCTACATTTACCGGGTGTCCAGTGTGAGCAGTGATGAAATCTGGCTCTGA
- the TMEM25 gene encoding transmembrane protein 25 isoform X2 yields MCQPGFGPWGLMIIASLPSPLWVILHLRFRAWFIFVSESKFLEELLKLACSHLDTNIEARPLLSAAWGPGLGHHGTACMASYPPAHTSAPAGPSELRLHYVLGWGELAPQIDGQTWAERALRENERHAFTCRVAGGLGTPRLAWYLDGQLQEASTSRLLSVGREAFSGGTSTFTVTAQRAQHELNCSLQDPGSGQSANASVILNVQFKPEIAQVGAKYQEAQGPGLLVILFALVRANPPANVTWIDQDGPVTVNTSDFLVLDAQNYPWLTNHTVQLQLRSLPHNLSVVATNDVGVTSSSLPAPGLLATRVEVPLLGIVVAGGLALGTLVGFSTLVACLVCRKEKKTKGPSRRPSLISSDSNNLKVSNVRLPRENMSLPSNLQLNDLAPGCRGKPADRQTAQDNSRPDLLDPEPGGLLTSRGFIRLPMLGYIYRVSSVSSDEIWL; encoded by the exons ATGTGCCAGCCTGGGTTTGGACCTTGGGGCTTGATGATCATTGCGTCTTTGCCTTCACCACTGTGGGTCATTCTACATTTGCGTTTCCGTGCATggttcatttttgtttctgagaGTAAATTCCTGGAGGAGTTACTAAAGCTTGCCTGCTCTCACCTGGATACTAACATTGAGGCCCGCCCCCTTCTCTCGGCAGCCTGGGGCCCAGGCCTGGGCCACCATGGCACTGCCTGCATGGCCAGCTACCCTCCCGCACACACTTCTGCTCCTGCCGGCCCTTCTGAGCTCAG ACTCCACTATGTTCTAGGCTGGGGGGAGCTGGCGCCACAAATTGATGGTCAGACCTGGGCAGAGCGGGCACTTCGAGAGAATGAACGCCATGCCTTCACCTGCCGGGTGGCAGGGGGACTTGGCACCCCTCGATTGGCCTGGTACCTGGATGGACAGCTGCAGGAGGCCAGCACCTCAAGACTGctgagtgtgggcagggaggccttcTCTGGCGGCACCAGCACTTTCACTGTCACTGCCCAGCGGGCCCAGCATGAACTCAACTGCTCCCTGCAGGACCCAGGCAGTGGCCAGTCAGCCAATGCGTCCGTCATCCTCAATGTGCAAT TTAAGCCGGAGATTGCTCAGGTTGGGGCAAAGTACCAGGAAGCTCAGGGCCCGGGCCTTCTGGTCATCCTCTTTGCCCTCGTGCGTGccaacccgcctgccaacgtgACCTGGATTGACCAGGATGGGCCAGTGACTGTCAACACCTCGGACTTCCTGGTGCTGGATGCCCAGAACTACCCCTGGCTCACCAACCACACCGTGCAGCTGCAGCTCCGCAGCCTGCCACACAACCTCTCAGTGGTGGCCACAAACGACGTGGGTGTCACCAGTTCCTCGCTTCCAGCCCCAG GGCTCCTGGCCACCCGGGTGGAAGTGCCACTGCTGGGCATCGTTGTGGCTGGAGGGCTTGCCCTAGGCACCCTGGTGGGGTTCAGCACTTTGGTGGCCTGCCTGGTCTGCAGGAAAGAGAAGAAGACCAAAG GCCCCTCCCGGCGCCCATCCCTGATCTCTAG TGACTCCAACAACCTGAAAGTCAGCAACGTGCGCCTGCCACGCGAGAACATGTCCCTCCCGTCCAACCTTCAGCTCAATGACCTCGCTCCAGGCTGCAGAG GGAAACCAGCGGACCGGCAGACGGCTCAGGACAACAGCCGGCCAGACCTTCTGGACCCGGAGCCTGGTGGCCTCCTCACCAGCCGAG GTTTCATCCGCCTTCCAATGCTGGGCTACATTTACCGGGTGTCCAGTGTGAGCAGTGATGAAATCTGGCTCTGA
- the TMEM25 gene encoding transmembrane protein 25 isoform X3, translating into MRQQPIKLSVRPTPACVRVRSPSLSGMGAQGSPAREAAPDQQPWKKGPSGRDRASISPAWRSPGPCGGLRCSAGLSSRSGCARGVSQPGAQAWATMALPAWPATLPHTLLLLPALLSSGWGELAPQIDGQTWAERALRENERHAFTCRVAGGLGTPRLAWYLDGQLQEASTSRLLSVGREAFSGGTSTFTVTAQRAQHELNCSLQDPGSGQSANASVILNVQFKPEIAQVGAKYQEAQGPGLLVILFALVRANPPANVTWIDQDGPVTVNTSDFLVLDAQNYPWLTNHTVQLQLRSLPHNLSVVATNDVGVTSSSLPAPGLLATRVEVPLLGIVVAGGLALGTLVGFSTLVACLVCRKEKKTKGPSRRPSLISRAHPGLCPPVVTPTT; encoded by the exons ATGCGCCAGCAACCAATAAAACTGTCGGTTCGCCCAACCCCAGCCTGTGTCCGCGTCCGCTCGCCATCCCTCTCAGGGATGGGCGCTCAAGGGTCCCCTGCGCGCGAGGCGGCCCCGGATCAGCAGCCCTGGAAGAAGGGCCCGTCGGGCCGAGATCGGGCATCGATTAGCCCTGCCTGGCGCAGCCCCGGCCCCTGCGGCGGACTGCGGTGCTCCGCAGGCCTGAGCAGTCGCTCCGGCTGCGCTCGGGGAGTGAGCCAG CCTGGGGCCCAGGCCTGGGCCACCATGGCACTGCCTGCATGGCCAGCTACCCTCCCGCACACACTTCTGCTCCTGCCGGCCCTTCTGAGCTCAG GCTGGGGGGAGCTGGCGCCACAAATTGATGGTCAGACCTGGGCAGAGCGGGCACTTCGAGAGAATGAACGCCATGCCTTCACCTGCCGGGTGGCAGGGGGACTTGGCACCCCTCGATTGGCCTGGTACCTGGATGGACAGCTGCAGGAGGCCAGCACCTCAAGACTGctgagtgtgggcagggaggccttcTCTGGCGGCACCAGCACTTTCACTGTCACTGCCCAGCGGGCCCAGCATGAACTCAACTGCTCCCTGCAGGACCCAGGCAGTGGCCAGTCAGCCAATGCGTCCGTCATCCTCAATGTGCAAT TTAAGCCGGAGATTGCTCAGGTTGGGGCAAAGTACCAGGAAGCTCAGGGCCCGGGCCTTCTGGTCATCCTCTTTGCCCTCGTGCGTGccaacccgcctgccaacgtgACCTGGATTGACCAGGATGGGCCAGTGACTGTCAACACCTCGGACTTCCTGGTGCTGGATGCCCAGAACTACCCCTGGCTCACCAACCACACCGTGCAGCTGCAGCTCCGCAGCCTGCCACACAACCTCTCAGTGGTGGCCACAAACGACGTGGGTGTCACCAGTTCCTCGCTTCCAGCCCCAG GGCTCCTGGCCACCCGGGTGGAAGTGCCACTGCTGGGCATCGTTGTGGCTGGAGGGCTTGCCCTAGGCACCCTGGTGGGGTTCAGCACTTTGGTGGCCTGCCTGGTCTGCAGGAAAGAGAAGAAGACCAAAG GCCCCTCCCGGCGCCCATCCCTGATCTCTAG GGCCCATCCGGGCCTTTGTCCTCCTGTAGTGACTCCAACAACCTGA
- the TMEM25 gene encoding transmembrane protein 25 isoform X1 has translation MRQQPIKLSVRPTPACVRVRSPSLSGMGAQGSPAREAAPDQQPWKKGPSGRDRASISPAWRSPGPCGGLRCSAGLSSRSGCARGVSQPGAQAWATMALPAWPATLPHTLLLLPALLSSGWGELAPQIDGQTWAERALRENERHAFTCRVAGGLGTPRLAWYLDGQLQEASTSRLLSVGREAFSGGTSTFTVTAQRAQHELNCSLQDPGSGQSANASVILNVQFKPEIAQVGAKYQEAQGPGLLVILFALVRANPPANVTWIDQDGPVTVNTSDFLVLDAQNYPWLTNHTVQLQLRSLPHNLSVVATNDVGVTSSSLPAPGLLATRVEVPLLGIVVAGGLALGTLVGFSTLVACLVCRKEKKTKGPSRRPSLISSDSNNLKVSNVRLPRENMSLPSNLQLNDLAPGCRGKPADRQTAQDNSRPDLLDPEPGGLLTSRGFIRLPMLGYIYRVSSVSSDEIWL, from the exons ATGCGCCAGCAACCAATAAAACTGTCGGTTCGCCCAACCCCAGCCTGTGTCCGCGTCCGCTCGCCATCCCTCTCAGGGATGGGCGCTCAAGGGTCCCCTGCGCGCGAGGCGGCCCCGGATCAGCAGCCCTGGAAGAAGGGCCCGTCGGGCCGAGATCGGGCATCGATTAGCCCTGCCTGGCGCAGCCCCGGCCCCTGCGGCGGACTGCGGTGCTCCGCAGGCCTGAGCAGTCGCTCCGGCTGCGCTCGGGGAGTGAGCCAG CCTGGGGCCCAGGCCTGGGCCACCATGGCACTGCCTGCATGGCCAGCTACCCTCCCGCACACACTTCTGCTCCTGCCGGCCCTTCTGAGCTCAG GCTGGGGGGAGCTGGCGCCACAAATTGATGGTCAGACCTGGGCAGAGCGGGCACTTCGAGAGAATGAACGCCATGCCTTCACCTGCCGGGTGGCAGGGGGACTTGGCACCCCTCGATTGGCCTGGTACCTGGATGGACAGCTGCAGGAGGCCAGCACCTCAAGACTGctgagtgtgggcagggaggccttcTCTGGCGGCACCAGCACTTTCACTGTCACTGCCCAGCGGGCCCAGCATGAACTCAACTGCTCCCTGCAGGACCCAGGCAGTGGCCAGTCAGCCAATGCGTCCGTCATCCTCAATGTGCAAT TTAAGCCGGAGATTGCTCAGGTTGGGGCAAAGTACCAGGAAGCTCAGGGCCCGGGCCTTCTGGTCATCCTCTTTGCCCTCGTGCGTGccaacccgcctgccaacgtgACCTGGATTGACCAGGATGGGCCAGTGACTGTCAACACCTCGGACTTCCTGGTGCTGGATGCCCAGAACTACCCCTGGCTCACCAACCACACCGTGCAGCTGCAGCTCCGCAGCCTGCCACACAACCTCTCAGTGGTGGCCACAAACGACGTGGGTGTCACCAGTTCCTCGCTTCCAGCCCCAG GGCTCCTGGCCACCCGGGTGGAAGTGCCACTGCTGGGCATCGTTGTGGCTGGAGGGCTTGCCCTAGGCACCCTGGTGGGGTTCAGCACTTTGGTGGCCTGCCTGGTCTGCAGGAAAGAGAAGAAGACCAAAG GCCCCTCCCGGCGCCCATCCCTGATCTCTAG TGACTCCAACAACCTGAAAGTCAGCAACGTGCGCCTGCCACGCGAGAACATGTCCCTCCCGTCCAACCTTCAGCTCAATGACCTCGCTCCAGGCTGCAGAG GGAAACCAGCGGACCGGCAGACGGCTCAGGACAACAGCCGGCCAGACCTTCTGGACCCGGAGCCTGGTGGCCTCCTCACCAGCCGAG GTTTCATCCGCCTTCCAATGCTGGGCTACATTTACCGGGTGTCCAGTGTGAGCAGTGATGAAATCTGGCTCTGA
- the TMEM25 gene encoding transmembrane protein 25 isoform X5: MRQQPIKLSVRPTPACVRVRSPSLSGMGAQGSPAREAAPDQQPWKKGPSGRDRASISPAWRSPGPCGGLRCSAGLSSRSGCARGVSQPGAQAWATMALPAWPATLPHTLLLLPALLSSGWGELAPQIDGQTWAERALRENERHAFTCRVAGGLGTPRLAWYLDGQLQEASTSRLLSVGREAFSGGTSTFTVTAQRAQHELNCSLQDPGSGQSANASVILNVQFKPEIAQVGAKYQEAQGPGLLVILFALVRANPPANVTWIDQDGPVTVNTSDFLVLDAQNYPWLTNHTVQLQLRSLPHNLSVVATNDVGVTSSSLPAPGLLATRVEVPLLGIVVAGGLALGTLVGFSTLVACLVCRKEKKTKVTPTT; this comes from the exons ATGCGCCAGCAACCAATAAAACTGTCGGTTCGCCCAACCCCAGCCTGTGTCCGCGTCCGCTCGCCATCCCTCTCAGGGATGGGCGCTCAAGGGTCCCCTGCGCGCGAGGCGGCCCCGGATCAGCAGCCCTGGAAGAAGGGCCCGTCGGGCCGAGATCGGGCATCGATTAGCCCTGCCTGGCGCAGCCCCGGCCCCTGCGGCGGACTGCGGTGCTCCGCAGGCCTGAGCAGTCGCTCCGGCTGCGCTCGGGGAGTGAGCCAG CCTGGGGCCCAGGCCTGGGCCACCATGGCACTGCCTGCATGGCCAGCTACCCTCCCGCACACACTTCTGCTCCTGCCGGCCCTTCTGAGCTCAG GCTGGGGGGAGCTGGCGCCACAAATTGATGGTCAGACCTGGGCAGAGCGGGCACTTCGAGAGAATGAACGCCATGCCTTCACCTGCCGGGTGGCAGGGGGACTTGGCACCCCTCGATTGGCCTGGTACCTGGATGGACAGCTGCAGGAGGCCAGCACCTCAAGACTGctgagtgtgggcagggaggccttcTCTGGCGGCACCAGCACTTTCACTGTCACTGCCCAGCGGGCCCAGCATGAACTCAACTGCTCCCTGCAGGACCCAGGCAGTGGCCAGTCAGCCAATGCGTCCGTCATCCTCAATGTGCAAT TTAAGCCGGAGATTGCTCAGGTTGGGGCAAAGTACCAGGAAGCTCAGGGCCCGGGCCTTCTGGTCATCCTCTTTGCCCTCGTGCGTGccaacccgcctgccaacgtgACCTGGATTGACCAGGATGGGCCAGTGACTGTCAACACCTCGGACTTCCTGGTGCTGGATGCCCAGAACTACCCCTGGCTCACCAACCACACCGTGCAGCTGCAGCTCCGCAGCCTGCCACACAACCTCTCAGTGGTGGCCACAAACGACGTGGGTGTCACCAGTTCCTCGCTTCCAGCCCCAG GGCTCCTGGCCACCCGGGTGGAAGTGCCACTGCTGGGCATCGTTGTGGCTGGAGGGCTTGCCCTAGGCACCCTGGTGGGGTTCAGCACTTTGGTGGCCTGCCTGGTCTGCAGGAAAGAGAAGAAGACCAAAG TGACTCCAACAACCTGA